The genomic stretch GCTCGAATCCTCCCTGTGCAGAGATTCCCTAGCCCGCGAGCGATCGCCTGGCTACGAACTGCTTCTCCTGCCCAGCGCCCCGCCCGGATGCCGTCGGTGGTACTCCTCGCGCGTCAGACCCTTTGCGTCCTGTAGCGCGACCGAGAGTGCCATCAGCACGAGGTTTTCGGCCAGATAGCTTGCCCGTGGCGCAAGTCCCAGGGGCCCACCCTCGTCATCGACCCGCGCCTCCAGTACCAACTCCGAGGCCCGTCCGAGTGGGGAATCGGGATTCGCAGTCACGGCAATCAGACGCGCTCCGTAGGATTCGAGTGCGCCGACAGCGTTGAGCAACTCCTCGGTGCTACCGCTGTTGGAGATCGCAATCACGACGTCGCCGGGACGAATCTGTCCCAGACTTCCGTGCGTGGTTTCGGTGCCGTGCAAGAAAACCGCGGGCGTGCCAGTACTGGACAGAAGTGACGCCGCATAGCGCGCGAGATGCTCGGGCTTGCCGATCCCCGTAACCGCAACCCGTCCCCCTTCCGTCTCGGCCTTGTGAATCAGA from bacterium encodes the following:
- a CDS encoding SIS domain-containing protein, with protein sequence MSSKRATLDHFFDVTLRELAGVAERCNREAIAAAVDLIHKAETEGGRVAVTGIGKPEHLARYAASLLSSTGTPAVFLHGTETTHGSLGQIRPGDVVIAISNSGSTEELLNAVGALESYGARLIAVTANPDSPLGRASELVLEARVDDEGGPLGLAPRASYLAENLVLMALSVALQDAKGLTREEYHRRHPGGALGRRSSS